In a single window of the Prochlorococcus marinus str. AS9601 genome:
- a CDS encoding 4-hydroxybenzoate polyprenyltransferase yields MQNKNRQIRLNTFFELLRWNKPTGRMILLIPAGWSLYLTPGANPTFLMLLRIILGGLLVSGLGCVVNDIWDKKIDQKVIRTKNRPLAANKISLKTAYSILFFLILCSFFLTLSLPQPGRILSISLAFLSLPIILIYPSAKRWFKYPQLILSICWGFAVLIPWAANEGNLNSIVLLFCWLATIFWTFGFDTIYALADKKYDIKIGINSSAVNLQNYTKVTIQICYFLTSIFLAFCGFINQMDFIFWPIWLTTAILMQRDILKVFPEEKQSIKNIGNHFKNQSIYGGVLLLGIIIAT; encoded by the coding sequence ATGCAGAATAAAAATCGACAAATTAGATTAAATACTTTTTTTGAATTATTAAGGTGGAATAAGCCGACTGGAAGAATGATCTTACTTATACCAGCTGGGTGGAGTTTATATTTAACTCCTGGTGCTAATCCAACATTTTTAATGTTGTTAAGAATAATCCTTGGAGGGCTATTAGTAAGTGGATTAGGCTGCGTAGTTAATGATATTTGGGATAAAAAAATTGATCAAAAAGTTATTAGGACAAAAAATAGACCTCTAGCTGCAAATAAAATCAGTCTTAAAACGGCTTATTCAATTCTTTTCTTTTTAATTTTATGCAGTTTCTTTTTAACTTTGTCACTACCTCAACCTGGCAGGATCCTTTCGATTTCACTCGCTTTTCTATCTTTGCCTATTATCTTAATTTATCCTTCTGCTAAAAGATGGTTTAAATATCCTCAATTAATCTTATCCATATGCTGGGGTTTTGCTGTCTTAATACCCTGGGCCGCAAATGAAGGCAATTTGAATAGTATTGTTTTATTGTTTTGCTGGCTAGCTACTATTTTTTGGACTTTTGGCTTCGACACGATTTATGCCTTAGCGGATAAAAAATATGATATCAAAATTGGAATAAATAGTTCCGCTGTTAACCTCCAGAACTATACAAAAGTAACTATTCAAATTTGTTATTTTTTAACTTCTATTTTTCTCGCATTTTGCGGATTTATTAATCAAATGGATTTTATTTTCTGGCCAATTTGGCTTACGACGGCAATCTTAATGCAGCGAGATATACTAAAAGTATTTCCTGAGGAAAAGCAATCAATAAAAAATATTGGGAATCACTTCAAAAATCAATCAATTTATGGTGGAGTCCTACTATTAGGAATTATTATTGCCACATAA
- a CDS encoding Ppx/GppA phosphatase family protein, translating to MIQKQDLRYFQEKQILVASIDIGTNSTHLLVAEINLELKSFSIKFTDKSTTRLGERDEEGNLTEESIQRALVTLKRFKEYCKSNGVKQIVTGATSAVREAPNGQDFIRRVLDETDIQIEMISGSEEARLIYLGVLSGMAFKDQSFVIIDIGGGSTELILADKKDAIALTSSRIGAVRLKNDFLNKESINSERSSFLTTFIKGSLEPSVRKIKSRSKGDKPLSLIATSGTATSLGNLISDDLGESKQKLHGYKFKRENLQNVLEKLLKLPVSEIKKIPSLSERRAEIIIPGALILNTAMEMLNFDELIISERALREGLVVDWMLRKGIIKNELNIQGNIRRTTIVHQARKFGVDDTRAEKVIDIAFQIYDQTKNIFYSDNDPKAKELLWAASNLYSCGKYVNVGSYHKHSWYLIKNCELLGYSEAETNIIASIARYHRKTLPKKRHESWQNLISKEDKTLVLEMSLILRLAAALDQRPDKVISSVQIKLQENNLTFQLLPLDRNHDLLLEKWNLGLCRNVIKELKNLELKVI from the coding sequence ATGATACAGAAACAAGATTTAAGATATTTTCAAGAAAAGCAAATTTTAGTAGCTTCTATAGATATTGGAACTAACTCTACACATCTCTTGGTAGCAGAAATTAATCTAGAATTAAAATCATTTTCAATAAAATTCACTGATAAATCAACCACTCGTCTTGGAGAAAGAGATGAGGAGGGAAATCTTACTGAAGAATCAATCCAAAGAGCATTAGTTACTCTTAAGCGATTTAAAGAATATTGTAAAAGTAATGGAGTAAAACAAATAGTAACAGGAGCAACAAGTGCAGTTAGGGAAGCTCCAAATGGTCAAGATTTTATTAGAAGAGTTCTTGATGAAACTGATATTCAAATAGAAATGATAAGTGGTTCTGAGGAAGCTAGGTTAATTTACCTTGGTGTTCTCTCTGGTATGGCTTTTAAAGATCAGTCTTTTGTCATAATAGATATTGGAGGTGGATCTACAGAATTAATACTTGCAGATAAAAAAGATGCTATAGCTCTAACCAGTTCTAGAATTGGTGCTGTAAGACTTAAAAATGATTTTTTAAATAAAGAGTCTATAAATTCAGAAAGATCGAGTTTTCTAACAACTTTTATTAAAGGATCTTTAGAACCCTCTGTTCGAAAAATAAAGAGTAGATCTAAGGGAGATAAGCCTTTATCTTTGATTGCAACCAGTGGCACTGCAACCTCACTAGGAAATTTGATTTCAGATGATTTGGGAGAATCTAAACAAAAGTTGCATGGTTATAAATTTAAAAGGGAAAATTTACAAAATGTATTGGAAAAACTACTTAAATTGCCGGTTTCTGAAATCAAGAAAATACCGTCATTAAGTGAGAGAAGAGCAGAAATAATTATTCCAGGAGCATTGATATTAAACACAGCAATGGAGATGTTGAACTTTGATGAATTAATAATAAGTGAGAGGGCGCTTCGAGAAGGTTTGGTTGTAGATTGGATGCTTCGTAAAGGGATAATTAAAAATGAGTTAAATATTCAAGGCAATATTAGAAGAACAACTATAGTTCATCAGGCGAGAAAGTTTGGAGTAGATGATACAAGAGCTGAGAAAGTTATTGATATTGCCTTTCAAATCTATGATCAGACTAAAAATATCTTTTATAGCGATAATGACCCCAAAGCTAAAGAACTTCTTTGGGCAGCTTCTAATCTTTATAGTTGTGGGAAATATGTGAATGTTGGTTCATATCACAAACACTCTTGGTACCTAATAAAAAATTGTGAGTTGTTGGGATATTCTGAAGCAGAAACCAATATTATTGCTTCAATTGCTAGGTACCATAGAAAGACTCTACCCAAGAAAAGACATGAGTCTTGGCAAAATTTAATTTCCAAAGAAGATAAAACATTAGTTCTTGAAATGTCATTAATCCTGAGACTAGCGGCAGCTCTTGATCAAAGACCTGACAAGGTGATCTCCTCAGTTCAAATAAAATTGCAGGAAAATAATCTTACATTTCAACTTTTACCTTTAGATAGAAACCATGATCTTCTTCTTGAAAAATGGAACTTAGGATTATGCCGTAATGTAATAAAAGAACTAAAGAATTTGGAATTAAAAGTTATTTAG